From Microlunatus capsulatus, a single genomic window includes:
- a CDS encoding ABC transporter permease, with translation MSTTTAAPAPAGAGPSGGATPARSFNLNAVLIEGRALIALVIIVAIFAIMSDNYLTTGNLTTITKQVAFNAIVALGMLMVILNGGIDLSVGSTVGLTAAVAGNLFRGLDLPLTQAIMFPQVWVIVVLSVAVGMLVGYVNGLLIAKLNLAPFIVTLGMLYVARGLTQVLLNGQNITNELSGQPYLGNTGFFEVFASRPLGLPISAWVMIILAVVFSLLLTRTPFGRWLYATGSNERAAQLSGVPVKRVQTRIYVISGFCAGVVGILQMANISSSTADLGQFYELNAIAAVVIGGAALSGGRGTVRGTIIGAFVIGFLANGLVIVGVSPFWQQVITGAVIILAVAVDQIQQIIQRRRSARRAVANARAANRGATPPAATPA, from the coding sequence ATGAGCACCACGACCGCCGCCCCGGCGCCCGCGGGGGCCGGCCCCTCGGGCGGCGCCACGCCGGCCCGCTCCTTCAACCTGAACGCCGTGCTGATCGAGGGCCGCGCCCTCATCGCCCTGGTGATCATCGTCGCGATCTTCGCGATCATGAGCGACAACTACCTGACCACGGGCAACCTGACCACGATCACCAAGCAGGTGGCCTTCAACGCCATCGTCGCGCTCGGCATGCTGATGGTGATCCTCAACGGCGGGATCGACCTCTCCGTCGGCTCCACGGTGGGGCTCACCGCGGCCGTGGCGGGCAACCTGTTCCGCGGCCTCGACCTGCCGCTCACCCAGGCGATCATGTTCCCGCAGGTGTGGGTGATCGTCGTCCTCTCGGTCGCGGTCGGCATGCTCGTGGGGTACGTGAACGGGTTGCTGATCGCCAAGCTCAACCTGGCGCCGTTCATCGTCACCCTCGGCATGCTCTACGTGGCCCGCGGCCTCACCCAGGTGCTGCTCAACGGCCAGAACATCACCAACGAGCTCAGCGGCCAGCCCTACCTGGGCAACACCGGCTTCTTCGAGGTCTTCGCGAGCCGGCCGCTGGGGCTGCCGATCTCGGCCTGGGTCATGATCATCCTGGCCGTCGTCTTCTCCCTGCTGCTCACCCGGACGCCGTTCGGCCGCTGGCTGTACGCCACGGGCAGCAACGAGCGCGCGGCCCAGCTGTCCGGCGTCCCGGTCAAGCGCGTGCAGACCCGGATCTACGTGATCTCCGGCTTCTGCGCCGGCGTGGTGGGCATCCTGCAGATGGCCAACATCAGCTCCTCGACGGCCGACCTCGGCCAGTTCTACGAGCTGAACGCCATCGCCGCGGTGGTCATCGGCGGCGCGGCGCTCTCCGGCGGCCGCGGCACCGTGCGCGGCACGATCATCGGCGCCTTCGTCATCGGCTTCCTGGCCAACGGCCTCGTCATCGTCGGCGTCTCCCCGTTCTGGCAGCAGGTCATCACCGGCGCGGTGATCATCCTCGCGGTCGCCGTCGACCAGATCCAGCAGATCATCCAGCGCCGGCGCAGCGCCCGCCGCGCCGTCGCCAACGCCCGGGCGGCCAACCGGGGCGCGACGCCCCCCGCGGCCACCCCGGCCTGA
- a CDS encoding DeoR/GlpR family DNA-binding transcription regulator — protein MTAAEAGSPRERKTETRKRLITEVVLDSGSATAQDLATRFGVSIVTIHRDLDELERRGVVRKFHGGVTAQPSGIFESQMSYRLATMTSEKTAIAETALEHVHPGMSILLDDSTTTLKMVEGLPDRAPLHVATTFVAGLRQLSELTHDHNLTVIGIGIGGRYDVAHDSFVGVQTNEQVRGIHVDAVFMSTSAVSATDMFHQEEQIVALKREMLNSATKKYLLVDHTKLGRLALLKIASLTELDLIITDAGADPAILAAWAGAGIDYAVAQ, from the coding sequence ATGACGGCAGCTGAGGCGGGCTCCCCCCGCGAGCGGAAGACCGAGACGCGCAAGAGGCTCATCACCGAGGTGGTGCTGGACTCCGGCTCGGCCACGGCGCAGGACCTGGCCACCCGCTTCGGGGTCAGCATCGTCACCATCCACCGCGACCTCGACGAGCTCGAGCGCCGCGGGGTGGTGCGCAAGTTCCACGGCGGCGTGACCGCCCAGCCGTCGGGGATCTTCGAGTCCCAGATGTCCTACCGGCTGGCCACCATGACGTCGGAGAAGACCGCGATCGCCGAGACGGCGCTGGAGCACGTGCACCCCGGGATGTCGATCCTGCTCGACGACAGCACCACCACGCTCAAGATGGTCGAGGGGCTGCCCGACCGGGCCCCGCTGCACGTGGCGACGACGTTCGTCGCCGGCCTGCGCCAGCTCAGCGAGCTGACCCACGACCACAACCTCACCGTGATCGGGATCGGGATCGGCGGCCGCTACGACGTGGCCCACGACTCCTTCGTCGGGGTGCAGACCAACGAGCAGGTGCGCGGCATCCACGTCGACGCCGTGTTCATGTCCACCTCGGCGGTCTCGGCCACCGACATGTTCCACCAGGAGGAGCAGATCGTCGCGCTCAAGCGCGAGATGCTCAACTCCGCCACGAAGAAGTACCTGCTCGTCGACCACACCAAGCTCGGCCGCCTCGCGCTGCTCAAGATCGCCTCGCTGACCGAGCTGGACCTGATCATCACCGACGCCGGAGCGGACCCCGCGATCCTCGCGGCCTGGGCGGGCGCCGGGATCGACTACGCCGTCGCCCAGTAG
- a CDS encoding triose-phosphate isomerase, with translation MTPTLPGGADPASPGPARPPVPGPGTLWVGTSWKMNKTLAEAAAFVDALAAAEVPPGLVPFVLPAHTALAHVRDRLPAGSPVLLGAQNAHWGPEGAGTGEISMRMAADAGAQLVEMGHSERRASFGETDDTVALKAAAALDHGLLPLVCVGEPLEVRDAGGAADFVAAQVRAALSRVAPADVGRVLVAYEPIWAIGEHGRPATQDQIAPVMALIADVVAGAADGGGALALLYGGGVHPDNAEELLTDPCTDGLFVGRAGWDVQGYLRLLDLCAPYARPAS, from the coding sequence GTGACGCCGACGCTGCCCGGGGGCGCCGATCCGGCGTCCCCCGGTCCGGCGCGCCCGCCGGTCCCCGGGCCGGGCACCCTGTGGGTGGGCACCAGCTGGAAGATGAACAAGACGCTCGCCGAGGCGGCGGCCTTCGTGGACGCGCTCGCGGCGGCCGAGGTGCCGCCGGGCCTGGTGCCGTTCGTGCTGCCGGCGCACACCGCGCTCGCGCACGTCCGCGACCGGCTGCCGGCGGGCTCGCCGGTGCTGCTGGGGGCGCAGAACGCCCACTGGGGGCCCGAGGGCGCCGGCACCGGGGAGATCTCGATGCGGATGGCCGCCGACGCCGGGGCGCAGCTGGTCGAGATGGGCCACTCCGAGCGCCGGGCGTCCTTCGGGGAGACCGACGACACGGTGGCGCTCAAGGCCGCGGCCGCTCTGGACCACGGGCTGCTCCCGCTGGTCTGCGTGGGCGAGCCGCTCGAGGTCCGCGACGCCGGGGGAGCGGCCGACTTCGTCGCCGCTCAGGTGCGGGCGGCCCTGTCCCGGGTCGCCCCCGCCGACGTCGGGCGGGTGCTCGTGGCCTACGAGCCGATCTGGGCCATCGGGGAGCACGGCCGACCGGCCACCCAGGACCAGATCGCGCCCGTGATGGCCCTCATCGCCGACGTGGTGGCCGGAGCCGCCGACGGCGGGGGAGCGCTGGCCCTGCTCTACGGCGGCGGCGTGCACCCCGACAACGCCGAGGAGCTGCTCACCGACCCCTGCACCGACGGCCTGTTCGTCGGCCGCGCGGGCTGGGACGTCCAGGGCTACCTGCGGCTGCTGGACCTCTGCGCGCCCTACGCGCGCCCCGCCTCCTGA
- a CDS encoding D-ribose ABC transporter substrate-binding protein, translating to MRPRLVLRTALASAVLLSLAACGGGGGDAAEPAASGASSSAAAAGGTIAVITVDPSNPYWKAETDTAVAEAEKLGYETTTSAHKNDPETQNSLIETAINDKVKGVVLDPAGADESVAAVQKLVDAQIPVVLVNAEISKTGLAKAQIVSNNAQGAVAGAEAWSEAMDYKGTYVELLGKPSDNNAQVRSDGYKSVISQYPDLKKVGEEIANWDRQEGQEKMESLLSKNPDIDGVIAGNDEMALGAINALKEAKKLDQVKVLGFDGNQDAADAVKDGEMVATVLQPIVEGTTKAVEQLNGVLTGGETGVPEEKQAIDCVLITKDNADKLDNFVLSE from the coding sequence ATGCGACCTCGCCTGGTCCTCCGCACCGCGCTCGCCAGCGCGGTCCTGCTCAGCCTCGCCGCCTGCGGTGGCGGCGGTGGCGACGCCGCCGAGCCCGCTGCTTCCGGCGCCTCCTCGTCCGCGGCCGCCGCCGGCGGGACGATCGCGGTCATCACCGTCGACCCGTCCAACCCGTACTGGAAGGCCGAGACCGACACGGCCGTCGCCGAGGCCGAGAAGCTGGGCTACGAGACGACCACCTCCGCGCACAAGAACGACCCGGAGACCCAGAACAGCCTCATCGAGACCGCGATCAACGACAAGGTCAAGGGCGTCGTCCTCGACCCGGCCGGCGCCGACGAGAGCGTCGCCGCCGTGCAGAAGCTCGTCGACGCGCAGATCCCGGTCGTCCTGGTGAACGCCGAGATCAGCAAGACCGGCCTGGCCAAGGCCCAGATCGTCTCCAACAACGCCCAGGGTGCCGTCGCCGGCGCCGAGGCGTGGTCGGAGGCCATGGACTACAAGGGCACCTACGTCGAGCTCCTCGGCAAGCCGAGCGACAACAACGCCCAGGTCCGCTCCGACGGCTACAAGTCGGTCATCTCCCAGTACCCCGACCTCAAGAAGGTCGGCGAGGAGATCGCCAACTGGGACCGCCAGGAGGGCCAGGAGAAGATGGAGTCGCTGCTGTCCAAGAACCCGGACATCGACGGCGTCATCGCGGGCAACGACGAGATGGCCCTCGGCGCGATCAACGCGCTCAAGGAGGCCAAGAAGCTCGACCAGGTCAAGGTCCTCGGCTTCGACGGCAACCAGGACGCGGCCGACGCGGTCAAGGACGGCGAGATGGTCGCCACCGTGCTGCAGCCGATCGTCGAGGGCACCACGAAGGCCGTCGAGCAGCTGAACGGCGTGCTCACCGGCGGCGAGACCGGTGTGCCCGAGGAGAAGCAGGCCATCGACTGCGTCCTCATCACCAAGGACAACGCCGACAAGCTGGACAACTTCGTCCTCAGCGAGTGA
- a CDS encoding LacI family DNA-binding transcriptional regulator, giving the protein MARKASISMKDVAALAGVSLGTVSNVVNSPALVSPATRERVETAIAKLGWVPNESARQLRAGRSSAVGLVVMDIANPFFTDVLRGVEDHVLERGYSVQVGNSASQPQREDDQLRLFEQQRVRGVLCAPIWGVNQRVEDLRRRGIPVVLVDRAPEESGFCSVSVDDVEGGRLAVDHLVRLGHRRIALVGGPGRLQQIRDRRLGADLARAEHGDVVDLLTLSTSGLDTTAGVLAADELAALPDRERPTAAFAANDLLAIGLLQGFVTHGMRVPEDMALIGYDDISFAAAAAVPLSSVRQPRVDLGRRAAELLFEEIEADDEDRPHEHQAVRFTPTLVVRRSTAGPGPQRHG; this is encoded by the coding sequence GTGGCGCGCAAGGCCTCGATCAGCATGAAGGACGTCGCCGCCCTGGCGGGTGTGTCGCTGGGCACGGTGTCCAACGTCGTCAACTCCCCCGCGCTGGTCAGCCCGGCCACCCGCGAACGCGTCGAGACCGCCATCGCCAAGCTGGGCTGGGTGCCCAACGAGTCGGCCCGCCAGCTGCGGGCCGGCCGCAGCAGCGCCGTCGGGCTCGTCGTCATGGACATCGCCAACCCGTTCTTCACCGACGTCCTGCGCGGCGTCGAGGACCACGTGCTGGAGCGCGGCTACTCCGTCCAGGTGGGCAACAGCGCCTCCCAGCCCCAGCGCGAGGACGACCAGCTGCGGCTCTTCGAGCAGCAGCGGGTCCGCGGGGTGCTCTGCGCGCCGATCTGGGGGGTCAACCAGCGGGTCGAGGACCTGCGCCGCCGCGGCATCCCCGTGGTCCTGGTGGACCGCGCCCCCGAGGAGTCGGGCTTCTGCTCGGTCTCGGTCGACGACGTCGAGGGCGGCCGGCTGGCTGTGGACCACCTCGTCCGGCTCGGCCACCGGCGGATCGCGCTGGTCGGCGGTCCCGGACGGCTGCAGCAGATCCGCGACCGCCGGCTGGGTGCCGACCTGGCCCGGGCCGAGCACGGCGACGTGGTCGACCTGCTGACCCTGTCCACCAGCGGCCTGGACACCACCGCCGGCGTGCTCGCCGCCGACGAGCTCGCGGCCCTGCCCGACCGGGAGCGCCCGACGGCGGCCTTCGCGGCCAACGACCTGCTGGCCATCGGCCTGCTGCAGGGATTCGTCACCCACGGGATGCGGGTGCCCGAGGACATGGCGCTGATCGGCTACGACGACATCAGCTTCGCCGCGGCCGCCGCCGTCCCGCTCTCCTCGGTCCGCCAGCCGCGCGTCGACCTCGGCCGGCGGGCCGCCGAGCTGCTCTTCGAGGAGATCGAGGCCGACGACGAAGACCGGCCGCACGAGCACCAGGCCGTCCGCTTCACCCCGACGCTCGTGGTGCGCCGCTCCACCGCTGGGCCGGGCCCCCAGCGCCACGGCTGA
- a CDS encoding DUF2291 family protein, giving the protein MQITHRSRTRARVVGAVVLVVLVVAMALSTKFLTPAEVAAIAPKPFDPAQVATDLYAQAEQDLPGRAQPLGEVVPALQADVAAAAEKYGATTPAEGSYVFPVELTGTVVEASDASLRVEVDGVPAQTPVLVPLSTAVNGTVIRDVMGFKFADAPGQTDYQYVGDELKKLMLAQIESSVQDPGSLEGRQVTVLGAVGVQATGATVPRAKPVNVQPVSVEVG; this is encoded by the coding sequence ATGCAGATAACGCATCGATCCCGCACCCGGGCCCGCGTCGTCGGGGCCGTGGTCCTCGTGGTCCTGGTGGTGGCCATGGCGCTGAGCACCAAGTTCCTCACCCCCGCCGAGGTGGCGGCCATCGCCCCGAAGCCCTTCGACCCCGCGCAGGTCGCCACCGACCTCTACGCCCAGGCGGAGCAGGACCTCCCCGGCCGGGCCCAGCCGCTCGGCGAGGTCGTGCCCGCCCTGCAGGCCGACGTCGCGGCCGCCGCCGAGAAGTACGGCGCGACCACCCCGGCCGAGGGCTCCTACGTCTTCCCGGTCGAGCTGACCGGCACCGTCGTCGAGGCCAGCGACGCCTCGCTGCGGGTCGAGGTCGACGGCGTGCCCGCGCAGACCCCGGTGCTGGTCCCGCTCAGCACCGCCGTCAACGGCACGGTCATCCGCGACGTCATGGGCTTCAAGTTCGCCGACGCCCCCGGCCAGACCGACTACCAGTACGTCGGCGACGAGCTGAAGAAGCTGATGCTGGCCCAGATCGAGTCCTCGGTGCAGGACCCCGGCAGCCTCGAGGGCCGCCAGGTCACCGTGCTGGGCGCGGTCGGGGTCCAGGCCACCGGCGCCACGGTGCCGCGGGCCAAGCCCGTCAACGTGCAGCCGGTCTCGGTCGAGGTCGGCTGA
- a CDS encoding sugar ABC transporter ATP-binding protein, with amino-acid sequence MSTGTVEAVPAPAADEDGDVVLRAVDIAKTYGVTRALKGVNFEVRRGQVTVLFGENGAGKSTLMKILSGVEQPSAGQLLLDGEPVTLAGTTDAVERGISIIHQELNLCANLSVRDNIFIGRELRTRTGGIDYAREKQITEELMRRLEEPIKASTLVQDLRVGQQQIIEIARALAADTRILIMDEPTSALSASEVEVLFKVIRDLTANGVAIVYISHHLEEAIEIADHAVVFRDGDLVATAPAADIDLSWVVRQMVGREADYDFRDAPREFGDVALSIQDVTVAELDTGRVAVNNLSLDVREGEIVCLYGLMGAGRTELMEALAGRDPLSGGRVLLGGTDLAGLDIAERIERGLGLVPEDRQRDGLVQMLSVGANMSLPSLLSTVKSFFIGRRAERANVEREISDVRVKTAGPGALITSLSGGNQQKVVIGKMLLTDPKVLLLDEPTRGIDVGAKGEIFSLLFREAARGLGVLYVTSEVGEALTASHRVLVMSKGRIVRELDPRTCTRDDIMAASGEHDTDFPHEPNGAH; translated from the coding sequence ATGAGCACCGGGACCGTCGAGGCCGTGCCGGCCCCCGCCGCCGACGAGGACGGCGACGTCGTCCTGCGCGCGGTGGACATCGCCAAGACCTACGGCGTGACGCGGGCGCTCAAGGGCGTCAACTTCGAGGTGCGCCGCGGCCAGGTCACCGTGCTGTTCGGCGAGAACGGCGCCGGCAAGTCGACGCTGATGAAGATCCTCTCCGGCGTCGAGCAGCCCTCGGCCGGCCAGCTGCTGCTGGACGGGGAGCCGGTCACCCTGGCGGGGACGACCGACGCCGTCGAGCGCGGCATCTCGATCATCCACCAGGAGCTGAACCTCTGCGCGAACCTCAGCGTCCGCGACAACATCTTCATCGGCCGCGAGCTGCGGACCCGGACGGGCGGCATCGACTACGCCCGCGAGAAGCAGATCACCGAGGAGCTGATGCGCCGGCTCGAGGAGCCGATCAAGGCCTCGACGCTGGTCCAGGACCTCCGCGTCGGGCAGCAGCAGATCATCGAGATCGCCCGGGCGCTGGCCGCCGACACCCGCATCCTCATCATGGACGAGCCCACCTCCGCGCTCAGCGCCAGCGAGGTCGAGGTGCTGTTCAAGGTGATCCGCGACCTGACGGCCAACGGCGTGGCCATCGTCTACATCAGCCACCACCTCGAGGAGGCCATCGAGATCGCCGACCACGCGGTGGTCTTCCGCGACGGCGACCTGGTGGCGACCGCCCCGGCGGCGGACATCGACCTCAGCTGGGTGGTCCGGCAGATGGTGGGCCGCGAGGCCGACTACGACTTCCGCGACGCCCCGCGCGAGTTCGGCGACGTGGCGCTGTCGATCCAGGACGTCACGGTGGCCGAGCTCGACACGGGCCGGGTGGCGGTCAACAACCTGTCGCTCGACGTGCGCGAGGGCGAGATCGTCTGCCTCTACGGGCTGATGGGCGCCGGCCGCACGGAGCTGATGGAGGCCCTGGCCGGCCGCGACCCGCTGTCCGGGGGCCGCGTGCTGCTGGGCGGCACCGACCTCGCCGGGCTCGACATCGCCGAGCGGATCGAGCGGGGCCTCGGCCTGGTGCCGGAGGACCGGCAGCGCGACGGCCTGGTGCAGATGCTCAGCGTCGGCGCCAACATGTCGCTGCCCAGCCTGCTCTCGACGGTGAAGAGCTTCTTCATCGGCCGCCGGGCCGAGCGGGCCAACGTCGAGCGCGAGATCTCCGACGTGCGGGTCAAGACCGCCGGGCCGGGCGCGCTGATCACCTCGCTCTCGGGCGGCAACCAGCAGAAGGTCGTCATCGGCAAGATGCTGCTGACCGACCCGAAGGTGCTGCTGCTCGACGAGCCCACCCGCGGCATCGACGTCGGCGCCAAGGGCGAGATCTTCTCCCTCCTCTTCCGCGAGGCCGCCCGCGGGCTGGGCGTCCTCTACGTCACCTCCGAGGTGGGCGAGGCGCTCACCGCGTCGCACCGCGTCCTGGTGATGAGCAAGGGCCGGATCGTGCGCGAGCTCGACCCGCGCACCTGCACCCGCGACGACATCATGGCCGCGTCCGGCGAGCACGACACCGACTTCCCGCACGAGCCGAACGGAGCCCACTGA
- a CDS encoding ribose-5-phosphate isomerase: MSDKIRLLVGSDSAGFDYKDAILADLQADDRVEVSDLGVHAGDLDGGSYPSVAIAAGEKIRAGEADRAILFCGTGIGVAIAANKVPGIRATVAHDSFSVERSILSNDCQVLTLGQRVIGLQLARRLAKEWIGYVFDPSTPSGAKVAEITAYEGC; encoded by the coding sequence ATGAGTGACAAGATCCGCCTGCTGGTCGGCAGCGACAGCGCCGGCTTCGACTACAAGGACGCCATCCTCGCCGACCTGCAGGCCGACGACCGCGTCGAGGTGAGCGACCTCGGCGTGCACGCCGGCGACCTCGACGGCGGCTCCTACCCGTCGGTCGCCATCGCCGCCGGCGAGAAGATCCGGGCCGGCGAGGCCGACCGCGCGATCCTCTTCTGCGGCACCGGCATCGGGGTGGCCATCGCCGCCAACAAGGTGCCCGGCATCCGCGCCACCGTCGCCCACGACTCCTTCAGCGTCGAGCGCTCGATCCTGTCCAACGACTGCCAGGTGCTGACGCTGGGCCAGCGGGTCATCGGCCTGCAGCTGGCGCGCCGGCTGGCCAAGGAGTGGATCGGCTACGTCTTCGACCCGAGCACCCCCTCGGGCGCCAAGGTCGCCGAGATCACGGCGTACGAGGGCTGCTGA
- a CDS encoding putative quinol monooxygenase, with product MFALVVRFNLTDETAADRFDALVADLLPQIAAHEPGTLTYAVHTVHDAPTSRVFYECYRDRDAFEEHERQPHTAHFLQEKDALLADARVEFLTPTGSGT from the coding sequence GTGTTCGCCCTGGTCGTCCGATTCAACCTGACCGACGAGACCGCCGCCGACCGCTTCGACGCCCTGGTCGCCGACCTGCTGCCGCAGATCGCCGCGCACGAGCCCGGCACCCTGACCTACGCGGTCCACACGGTCCACGACGCGCCCACCTCGCGCGTCTTCTACGAGTGCTACCGCGACCGCGACGCGTTCGAGGAGCACGAGCGGCAGCCGCACACCGCGCACTTCCTGCAGGAGAAGGACGCCCTGCTGGCCGACGCGCGGGTGGAGTTCCTCACCCCCACCGGTAGCGGCACCTGA
- a CDS encoding dihydroxyacetone kinase family protein: MTHVHNDPAAFKDQILRGFAAAYPAHVERVEGASGFVRAGGPGEGKVSLLIGGGSGHYPSYNGVVGTGFADAAVLGDLFASPSAEQVYRIGRAADGGAGVVLSFGNYAGDRLNFAVAADRLRADGIDTRIVFVTDDIASGPAEEPEKRRGIAGTFTVYKIGGAAAEAGLDLDGVERVMRAANAATFSFGVAFDGCTMPGADAPLFHVEPGQMDFGLGIHGEPGISSAPWMPASELAAQLVERVLAERPEGVSGRAAVLLNGLGATKYEELFVLFGDVAALLADAGVELVAPEVGELVTSLDMAGCSLSVTWLDEELETFWTAPADTPAFKRGNAVATQRTRPVRREVPEDDAAAAEEASEASVAAAAVARRAVAALHATVEEHKEQLGQLDAVAGDGDHGIGMSRGATAATEAAEATQGGVQTVLSAAGAAFGDRAGGTSGILWGVLLDGVGQGLGNTEPVTTARAVEAVRSAVQKLQTFSKAEPGDKTMLDALFPFVDALEAEVRGGAALGPAWRAAAEVAVRAADETAALTPRIGRARPLAERSVGTPDPGAVSLGMIVSAVGVVLDDLRPAS; encoded by the coding sequence ATGACCCACGTGCACAACGACCCCGCCGCGTTCAAGGACCAGATCCTGCGGGGCTTCGCCGCCGCGTACCCGGCCCACGTCGAGCGCGTGGAGGGCGCGTCCGGCTTCGTCCGCGCCGGCGGCCCGGGCGAGGGCAAGGTCAGCCTGCTGATCGGCGGCGGCTCGGGCCACTACCCCTCCTACAACGGCGTGGTCGGCACCGGCTTCGCCGACGCCGCCGTGCTGGGCGACCTCTTCGCCTCGCCCTCGGCCGAGCAGGTCTACCGGATCGGCCGGGCCGCCGACGGCGGTGCCGGCGTCGTGCTCTCCTTCGGCAACTACGCCGGCGACCGGCTGAACTTCGCCGTCGCCGCCGACCGGCTGCGGGCCGACGGCATCGACACCCGGATCGTCTTCGTCACCGACGACATCGCCTCCGGCCCCGCCGAGGAGCCCGAGAAGCGGCGCGGCATCGCCGGCACCTTCACCGTCTACAAGATCGGCGGGGCCGCCGCCGAGGCCGGTCTGGACCTCGACGGCGTCGAGCGCGTGATGCGCGCCGCCAATGCGGCCACCTTCTCCTTCGGCGTCGCCTTCGACGGCTGCACCATGCCGGGTGCCGACGCCCCGCTGTTCCACGTCGAGCCCGGCCAGATGGACTTCGGGCTGGGCATCCACGGCGAGCCCGGGATCAGCTCCGCCCCCTGGATGCCGGCCAGCGAGCTGGCCGCGCAGCTGGTCGAGCGCGTGCTGGCCGAGCGCCCCGAGGGCGTCAGCGGGCGCGCCGCCGTCCTGCTCAACGGCCTGGGCGCCACCAAGTACGAGGAGCTCTTCGTGCTGTTCGGCGACGTCGCCGCGCTGCTGGCCGATGCCGGCGTCGAGCTGGTCGCCCCGGAGGTGGGCGAGCTGGTGACGAGCCTGGACATGGCCGGCTGCTCGCTCTCGGTCACCTGGCTGGACGAGGAGCTGGAGACCTTCTGGACCGCGCCCGCCGACACCCCGGCCTTCAAGCGCGGCAACGCCGTCGCCACCCAGCGCACCCGGCCGGTCCGGCGCGAGGTCCCCGAGGACGACGCGGCCGCGGCCGAGGAGGCCAGCGAGGCCTCGGTCGCCGCCGCCGCCGTGGCCCGGCGCGCGGTCGCCGCGCTGCACGCCACCGTGGAGGAGCACAAGGAGCAGCTGGGCCAGCTGGACGCCGTGGCCGGCGACGGCGACCACGGCATCGGCATGTCCCGGGGCGCCACCGCGGCCACCGAGGCGGCGGAGGCGACGCAGGGCGGCGTGCAGACGGTGCTGAGCGCGGCCGGCGCGGCCTTCGGCGACCGGGCCGGCGGCACCAGCGGCATCCTCTGGGGCGTGCTGCTGGACGGCGTCGGCCAGGGCCTCGGCAACACCGAGCCCGTGACCACCGCGCGCGCCGTCGAGGCCGTCCGGTCCGCGGTGCAGAAGCTGCAGACCTTCAGCAAGGCCGAGCCGGGCGACAAGACGATGCTCGACGCGCTCTTCCCCTTCGTCGACGCCCTGGAGGCCGAGGTGCGCGGCGGCGCCGCGCTGGGCCCGGCCTGGCGCGCGGCCGCGGAGGTCGCCGTCCGGGCCGCCGACGAGACCGCCGCCCTCACCCCGCGGATCGGCCGGGCCCGCCCGCTGGCCGAGCGCAGCGTCGGCACGCCCGACCCCGGTGCCGTGTCGCTGGGGATGATCGTGAGCGCCGTCGGCGTTGTCCTGGACGACCTCCGTCCCGCGAGCTGA